The Streptomyces taklimakanensis nucleotide sequence GCACCCTCGTCGGCGCCGACGCCCTCATCGGACTCCCCCTCGGCGACCGCGGCCCGGTAGGCGCCCACGACATCGGCGGCGGCCGTGCGGAACAGCTCCCTGCGCCGCACCCCACGGGCCGCGGTGACGGCCTGTTCGGGCCCGTCGGCGCGGCCGACGGCCGCCAGCACCTCCTGGGTGAGCGCCTCCCGACCGCGCGGCCGCAGCCCCTCCGGGTCCCCGAGCAGCGCGACGGCCTCGGGGGCGCGCAGCAGCAGGTCGGGGGCGAGGCGCCCGGCGGAGAGCACCCGGGCCAGGTTCTCGGCGGCGACCCCCTCGTCCCGCAGCAGCCGCAGGTACCAGGGCGTCTGGCCGAGCGCGTCGGAGACCTTGCGGAAGCCCAACAGCCCGGCGTCGGGGTCGGCGGAGTCGGCGAACCAGCCCAGCAGCACCGGAAGCAGGGTGCGCTGGATGGCGGCCTTGCGGCTGACGCCGGACGTCAGCGCCTCCAGGTGGCGCAGGGCCGCGGCCGGATCGGCGTAGCCCAGGGCCTCCAGCCGCTGTCGGGCGGCCCCGGGGGAGAGCCGGATCTCCCCCGGCGCGAGCTGGGCGACGGCGTCCAGCAGCGGACGGTAGAAGAGCTTCTCGTGCAGCCGCCGCACCACCGCGGCGTGCCGCTTCCAGGCGCGCGTCAGCTCGGCCACCGGGTCCTGCCGGAAGCCCAGGGAGCGTCCCAGCATCCGCAGCTCGGCCTCGTCCTGGGGCATCAGGTGGGTGCGGCGCATCCGGTGGAGCTGGATGCGGTGTTCCAGGGTGCGCAGGAAGCGGTACGCGTCGCCGAGCGCGGCCGCGTCCCGGCGGCCGACGTACCCGCCGGCGGCGAGCGCGTCCAGCGCGGCCAGGGTGGTGGGGCTGCGCAGGGCGGTGTCGCTGCGACCGTGGACGAGCTGGAGGAGCTGGACGGCGAACTCCACGTCCCGCAGGCCGCCGGGACCGAGCTTGAGCTCGCGGTCGAGCTGTGCGACGGGGATGCCGGCCACCACCCGGCGCCGCATCTGCTGGACGTCGGTGACGAAGTTCTCCCGCTCGGCCGCCTGCCACACCAGCGGCCCGACGGCTTCGCGGTACTCGCGGCCCAGCGCCGCGTCGCCGGCCACCGGCCGGGCCTTGAGCAGGGCCTGGAACTCCCAGGTCTTGGCCCAGCGCTGGTAGTACGCCAGATGGCTGCTCAGGGTGCGCACCAGCGGGCCGTTGCGCCCCTCGGGACGCAGATTGGCGTCCACCGGCCAGATGGTGCCCTCGGCGGTGGTGTCGGAGCAGATCCGCATCATGCGGGAGGCGAGCCGACCGGCGGCCCGCAACGCCCTGGCCTCCCCGTCGCCGTCCCCGTCCTCCCCGCCGCCGCCTCCGGCCGGCTCGGCGACGAAGACGACGTCCACGTCCGAGACGTAGTTCAACTCGTGGCCGCCGCACTTGCCCATCCCGATCACGGCCAGCCGGCACAGCGCCGCGTCCTCGGGCGCCTCCCGGGAGGCGATCGCCAGGGCCGCGCGCAGGGTGGCGGTGGCCAGGTCGGCGAGTTCGGCGGCAGTCTCGGCGACGTCGGTGGTGCCGCACACGTCGCGGGCGGCGACGGCCAACAGGGCCCGACGGTAGGCCACGCGCAGCTCGTCGGGGTCCTCCGCGGCGGCCAGGGCCGCCTCGAACTCCTCGACGCCGGGGTGCAGGTCGGTCGTCTCGTACGCCTGCAGGGCCCGCCAGTCCCCGGGGTGTCGCGCCAGGTGGTCGCCGAGGGCCTCGGATGACCCCAGCACGCCCAGCAGCCGGTCGCGCAGCGGCTTGGCGGCCTGCACGGTGCCCAGCAGCAGCCGGCGCTCCTCCTCGTCCGGCTGGGCCTCCGCCAGACGCACGAAGGAACGCAGCGCCAGGTCGGGGTCGGCGGTGCCGCCGAGGGCGTCCAGCAGGGCCGGATCGTCCCGCACCCGGTCCACGGCGGGCGAGTCCATCAGCCGTCCGGCCGTCCCCGGATCGGTGAACCCACGCCGTGCGAACCGTCCGAACCGGCTGTCGCGCCGACCGCCCTGTACCACCGTGCTCCCAACCTCCTCGCCGTGTGCGCCACCCCGCCCCCGCGGGTGGGCGCGCCGGCGCGCCCACCCGCGGTCGGGACTACAGCACCGGCAGGGACTTGCGCAGCTCGAAGGCGGTGACCTCCGAGCGGTACTCCTCCCACTCCTGCTTCTTGTTGCGCAGGAAGAAGTCGAAGACGTGCTCGCCGAGCGTCTCGGCGACCAGTTCGCTGCGCTCCATCAGCCCGATCGCCTCGCCCAGGTTCTGCGGCAGCGGCTCGATGCCCATCGCGCGGCGTTCGGCGTCCGACAGCGCCCACACGTCGTCCTCGGCGCCGGCCGGGAGTTCGTAGCCCTCCTCGATGCCCTTGAGGCCGGCGGCGAGCAGCACCGCGTAGGCCAGGTACGGGTTGGCCCCGGAGTCCAGGGAGCGCACCTCGATGCGGGTGGAGCCGGTCTTGCCCGGCTTGTACATCGGCACCCGGATCAGCGCGGAGCGGTTGTTGTGCCCCCAGCAGATGTACGAGGGGGCCTCGCCGCCGGCGCCCGCGGTGCGCTGGGCGCCGCCCCAGATGCGCTTGTAGGAGTTGACCCACTGGTTGGTGACGGCGGAGATCTCCCCGGCGTGCCTCAGCAGCCCGGCGATGAAGGAGCGGCCGACCTTGGAGAGCTGGTACTCGGCGCCGGACTCGTGGAAGGCGTTGCGGTCGCCCTCGAACAGCGACAGGTGGGTGTGCATGCCGGAACCGGGGTGCTCCGAGAACGGCTTGGGCATGAAGGTGGCCTGCACGCCCTGCTCCAGCGCGACCTGCTTCATCACCAGGCGGAACGTCATGATGTTGTCGGCCGTCGACAGGGCGTCGGCGTACCGCAGGTCGATCTCCTGCTGGCCCGGGGCGCCCTCGTGGTGGGAGAACTCCACCGAGATCCCCATCGACTCCAACATGGTGATCGCCTGCCGGCGGAAGTCCTGGCCGACGTGCTGCGGGGTGTGGTCGAAGTAGCCGGAGGAGTCCGCCGGAGTGGGTCGGGTGCCGTCCACCGGCTTGTCCTTGAGCAGGAAGAACTCGATCTCGGGGTGGGTGTAGAAGGTGAAGCCGAGGTCGGAGGTCTTGTTCAGGGCCCGCTTGAGGACGTAGCGCGGGTCGGCGTAGGAGGGGGAGCCGTCGGGCATCAGGATGTCGCAGAACATCCGGGCGGTGCCCGGGGCCTCGGCGCGCCAGGGCAGGATCTGGAACGTGCCGGGGTCGGGCTTGGCGATCATGTCGGACTCGTAGACGCGCGCGAAGCCCTCGATCGCGGACCCGTCGAAGCCCATGCCCTCGTCGAAGGCCTGTTCCAGTTCCGCGGGCGCGACGGCGACGGACTTCAGGAAGCCGAGCACGTCGGTGAACCACAACCGGACGAACCGGATGTCGCGCTCTTCGAGCGTCCTGAGCACGAATTCCTGCTGCTTGTCCATGGTCACCCATCCTCGCTGGTCAGACGGCCCTTCCCCGCACCGCCCAACGATGAGGGGGCGGCCGGCACACCAGTATCACGGTGAGGGGTTACCGCCACATTACGCCGCCCCGGCGGCCGGGAGATCCACGCGGTGCGGTGGCGGTTCCGCGGCCCCGTCCGAGCCCTCGGCTCCCCTCCGACGCCACCGGAAGCGCCGACCGCCCCGGACAGCGCGAAGGGCTCTCCCGGCGGACGAGCCGCGCGCACGCGGCACCGCCCGTGAGTCGGGTGCCCCGCCACGTACCGGACGAGGCGTTCACCCGAACGGATCCGACACGCGGTTCTCCCCCGGGAGCCCGCCTCCCGAGATCGCGTCAGTACGACGATTAGACTGACCGTGTGCCTCAGCTACGACTCGCCCTGAACCAGATCGACTCCACCGTCGGTGATCTCGCCGGGAACGCGGACGCG carries:
- the glnA gene encoding type I glutamate--ammonia ligase, translating into MDKQQEFVLRTLEERDIRFVRLWFTDVLGFLKSVAVAPAELEQAFDEGMGFDGSAIEGFARVYESDMIAKPDPGTFQILPWRAEAPGTARMFCDILMPDGSPSYADPRYVLKRALNKTSDLGFTFYTHPEIEFFLLKDKPVDGTRPTPADSSGYFDHTPQHVGQDFRRQAITMLESMGISVEFSHHEGAPGQQEIDLRYADALSTADNIMTFRLVMKQVALEQGVQATFMPKPFSEHPGSGMHTHLSLFEGDRNAFHESGAEYQLSKVGRSFIAGLLRHAGEISAVTNQWVNSYKRIWGGAQRTAGAGGEAPSYICWGHNNRSALIRVPMYKPGKTGSTRIEVRSLDSGANPYLAYAVLLAAGLKGIEEGYELPAGAEDDVWALSDAERRAMGIEPLPQNLGEAIGLMERSELVAETLGEHVFDFFLRNKKQEWEEYRSEVTAFELRKSLPVL
- a CDS encoding bifunctional [glutamine synthetase] adenylyltransferase/[glutamine synthetase]-adenylyl-L-tyrosine phosphorylase, with translation MVQGGRRDSRFGRFARRGFTDPGTAGRLMDSPAVDRVRDDPALLDALGGTADPDLALRSFVRLAEAQPDEEERRLLLGTVQAAKPLRDRLLGVLGSSEALGDHLARHPGDWRALQAYETTDLHPGVEEFEAALAAAEDPDELRVAYRRALLAVAARDVCGTTDVAETAAELADLATATLRAALAIASREAPEDAALCRLAVIGMGKCGGHELNYVSDVDVVFVAEPAGGGGGEDGDGDGEARALRAAGRLASRMMRICSDTTAEGTIWPVDANLRPEGRNGPLVRTLSSHLAYYQRWAKTWEFQALLKARPVAGDAALGREYREAVGPLVWQAAERENFVTDVQQMRRRVVAGIPVAQLDRELKLGPGGLRDVEFAVQLLQLVHGRSDTALRSPTTLAALDALAAGGYVGRRDAAALGDAYRFLRTLEHRIQLHRMRRTHLMPQDEAELRMLGRSLGFRQDPVAELTRAWKRHAAVVRRLHEKLFYRPLLDAVAQLAPGEIRLSPGAARQRLEALGYADPAAALRHLEALTSGVSRKAAIQRTLLPVLLGWFADSADPDAGLLGFRKVSDALGQTPWYLRLLRDEGVAAENLARVLSAGRLAPDLLLRAPEAVALLGDPEGLRPRGREALTQEVLAAVGRADGPEQAVTAARGVRRRELFRTAAADVVGAYRAAVAEGESDEGVGADEGAGIAAAVDRVGRALSDLNAATIAGALRAAVDARWGDTLPTRFAVIGMGRFGGRELNYGSDADVLFVHEPREGVGEREASEAAFAVANEMRRLLQLPSSDPPLTIDADLRPEGRSGPLVRTLASYEVYYRRWSQVWERHALLRAEPVAGDEELGRRFVALIDPLRYPEGGPDEEAVREIRRLKARMESERLPRGADRTTHTKLGRGGLSDVEWTVQLTQLCHAADEPGLRTTRTRPALAAARDAGLIAEEDAAVLDEAWLLATRVRNAVMLVRGRPGDTFPSEPRELAAVGRYLGYEPGHVGELLEDYRRTTRRARTVVDRLFYGVD